A genomic window from Yarrowia lipolytica chromosome 1D, complete sequence includes:
- a CDS encoding uncharacterized protein (Compare to YALI0D26433g, Full length Line element, uniprot|Q8NIP4 Yarrowia lipolytica gag-like protein), with protein sequence METAQAQASAGNSLGAPNPPPPDLSRGDGATSTETPNQTDIEKIQKNDKNDENNKKNDKNDKNDKKNDNNITLNAWKSKAEVKALLTSNPSTLKFNLNKERISEPLAAPNGRHTSGRFNVSYVASKENFFRRALDRSATPDWNLPISMFLEHLDNAAEVDEKDTISVLEGVIEKFDEIKGQVGLAEFDLSRHNLDIVPHLIDQINLEQDPEDCYQVGNGWHYLTSDALTDPHEQRMAVILETVSLIVEANTQDYRIMRKGSANPAGRRVLYYFNLPSYMKMERQTEDAFKIHLNAILNQFDVDIDQAIPGSSLLSGTLLMTSANHQNISGPVIAVRALLGSTLPQTIPDFFVNLDPTKARLTGSKLIKMHFANGDNICVKCKSTKHIREACPEKDMVTPKIFRTRAHQGTLPQRGKALASIHAPSTVEPPVQTRKFHHTPATHQWETVGTKSPRHRRTRDTSPQPTGQKPLRSYYNFEVLSDKTGEDTPEETEQTNQLPSTNQQHGTQNLPINIPASEEDTVPDDQETEQADVSMNGFDTQPDALAHPEVAPDVTQFLPPATPLNTEATNNGLPHDHTSPNTTNQTQPPPGSIHEGRPRGGHTTSSFSGEPSHTTLGKKHIAVFQTASSEVPVQILNPDRSENRLCWLPSQEVAKFIDGRCPTFLSTCHFKVFHDGATLSSVDEIVEPPNSPPNPPRVTTLHEVDTMLRPGQNQ encoded by the coding sequence ATGGAAACAGCGCAAGCCCAAGCTTCGGCGGGTAACTCCTTGGGCGCTCCGAACCCCCCACCTCCTGATTTATCgcgaggtgatggagccaCCTCAACCGAAACCCCCAACCAAaccgacattgaaaaaatccaaaaaaacgacaaaaacgatgaaaacaacaaaaaaaacgacaaaaacgacaaaaacgacaaaaaaaacgacaacaatATCACCCTCAACGCCTGGAAGAGCAAGGCCGAAGTCAAGGCTCTCCTGACATCGAACCCCTCCACACTCAaattcaacctcaacaaggagcgaatTTCGGAGCCCCTTGCGGCGCCGAATGGTAGGCATACCTCCGGCCGTTTCAACGTGTCCTATGTAGCCAGCAAGGAAAACTTCTTCCGAAGAGCTCTTGACCGCTCCGCCACCCCTGATTGGAATCTTCCTATCTCCATGTTCCTCGAGCACCTCGATAACGCCGCTGaagtcgacgagaaggacaccATCAGTGTCCTCGAGGGCGTCATCGAAAAgttcgacgagatcaagggtCAGGTTGGTCTGGCGGAGTTTGACCTGTCCAGGCACAACCTAGACATCGTCCCCCACCTGATCGACCAGATTAACTTAGAACAGGACCCTGAAGACTGCTACCAAGTGGGAAATGGTTGGCACTACCTGACGTCGGACGCCCTCACTGACCCCCACGAACAACGAATGgctgtcattctggagacagttagtctcattgttgaggCCAATACTCAAGATTATCGCATCATGAGGAAGGGCTCGGCTAaccctgctggacgaagaGTACTTTACTACTTCAACCTACCCTCgtacatgaagatggagcgtCAGACGGAGGATGCTTTCAAGATCCACCTCAACGCTattctcaaccagttcGACGTAGACATTGATCAGGCCATTCCAGGTTCCTCCCTCTTGAGTGGCACCCTTCTGATGACCTCTGCCAACCATCAGAACATCTCGGGTCCTGTGATCGCAGTTCGTGCTCTCCTAGGCTCCACCCTGCCCCAGACCATCCCCGACTTCTTCGTCAACCTGGATCCCACCAAGGCTAGGCTTACCggctcaaagttgatcaAGATGCACTTCGCCAACGGCGATAACATCTGTGTTAAGTGCAAGAGCACTAAGCACATCCGGGAGGCCTGCCCCGAGAAAGACATGGTCACTCCCAAGATCTTCCGCACCCGCGCTCACCAGGGTACCCTCCCACAGAGAGGTAAAGCCCTTGCTTCCATCCATGCCCCATCCACCGTGGAGCCCCCGGTCCAAACTCGCAAGTTCCACCACACGCCTGCTACTCACCAGTGGGAGACCGTCGGCACTAAGTCCCCTAGACATAGACGGACTCGAGACACGTCCCCCCAACCCACCGGTCAGAAGCCCCTCCGATCTTACTACAACTTTGAAGTCTTGAGCGACAAAACCGGAGAGGACACAcccgaagagaccgagcAAACTAACCAGCTGCCCTCTAcgaaccagcagcatggaacTCAGAATCTAcccatcaacatccccgCCTCCGAGGAAGACACAGTTCCCGACGACCAGGAAACGGAACAGGCTGACGTATCCATGAACGGCTTTGACACCCAGCCTGACGCACTTGCTCACCCTGAAGTAGCCCCTGATGTCACCCAGTTTCTTCCCCCCGCTACCCCGCTTAacaccgaggccaccaacaacggcctTCCCCACGACCACACCAGTCCCAACACGaccaaccaaacacaaccccccCCCGGAAGTATCCACGAGGGccgaccccgaggagggcacaccacctccagttTCTCTGGCGAGCCCTCTCACACCACGCTCGGCAAGAAGCACATTGCGGTCTTCCAGACCGCCTCGAGCGAGGTTCCGGTGCAAATCCTGAACCCGGACAGGTCGGAGAACagactctgctggctgcCTTCTCAGGAGGTAGCAAAGTTCATTGACGGGAGGTGCCCGACATTCCTGTCTACATGCCACTTCAAAGTTTTCCACGACGGTGCGACACTCAGCTCggtagacgagattgtAGAACCCCCGAACAGTCCCCCGAACCCCCCTAGGGTGACCACTCTCCATGAGGTGGACACAATGCTCCGACCGGGGCAGAACCAGTAA